ACTAAATACCGACCCGGTGGCATACGGCACTGCGTTGGGCACAATGCTGTTGAGCGATCCCGATCTACTTGCTCAATTTCAGGCCGCCCGTGCAATTGCGCGCCGTGGCCGGCGTCCGCTCCCCATCCGTTTTCGCCTCTTCATCGCGCCAAGCGCTGCCGAACTCCATGCGTTGCGGTGGGAAACGCTCTGTATGCCTGATGGTGAGCCGTTGCTGATGGGGGAAGAGGTCTATTTTTCGCGTTACCTGACCAGCAACGATGTGCAGCCGATTCGTGCTCGTTCGCGCAATGCGCTGCGGGTATTGATCGCCATTGCTAATCCCCATGGCATCGAGCGCTTTGGTCTGGCACCGGTTGACGTTGCGGGTGAACTCGCTCGGGCACGTGCCGGCTTTGCCCATTTTGACATTGTTGAATTGGTTGAACCCGGTGCTGCAACACTTGAACAGATCATCTCTACCCTACGCACTTCTGCTCGTAAAGGGCAGCCGTTTGATGTGCTCTACGTCGTGGCACACGGAAGTTTTGTCGAGGGAAATACGTACCTCTGGCTGGTGAAACCGGACAATACCTTTGATCGGGTTGATGGTTCGTCGTTCTGTCAGCGGTTGCGCGAACTTGCCGAACGTCCGCGCCTGGTGATGCTGATTGCCTGTCAAAGTGGTGGTGGCATGACGACCGACAATGGTGCGCTGGCAGCAATTGGGCCGCGTCTGGCCGAAGCCGGTGTACCTGCGGTGGTCGCGATGCAGGGCAATGTCTCGATGCGTTTAATCGAGCGTTTTATACCGGCATTCTGCCAGGAATTGCAGCATCACGGGATGATCGATGCGGCGATGGCTGTAGCCAGGGGCACTGTCCGTGATCTCCCTGATTTTTGGATGCCGGCTCTCTACTCGCGCTTGAAGAGCGGTCGTATCTGGTATGTGCCCGGTTTTGCCGATGAACATGAAACGGCAGAGAAGATCGAAGCTCTCGCCAGTTATATGGCCGATGGGCTGTGTACGCCGATTATCGGCCCGGAACTGGCCGAGACCCGTTTGGGTACCAGTCGGGCCATTGCCCGCATGTGGGCTGAACGGTATCGCTATCCAATGGAGAGCTACGAAGGCGAGCAGTTGGCGTATGTCGCGCAATTTCTCTCGATCAAACACGACTACCGCTTCCCCCGCCGCTCGTTGGTTGAAACATTGCGCCAGTTGTTACTTGATACGTATGGCGACACGCTGCCCGATCTCGCTCAGCTCGATCTTCAGCAGATGTATAGCCTGATCGGTCGCCACGAGCGGGAACGCGATCCGCACGATCCGTACCGTGTGCTGGCGGCACAACCGTTGCCTGTGTACATCACGGCCAATGCCTCGAATATGCTGAGTGATGCGTTGATCGAAGCCGGCAAGCAGCCGGTTATCGAACTGTGTCGTTGGAACGAAGACCTGGATCACTTGCCGTCAATCTTCGAGCGCGAGCCGGATTATCGGCCATCAGCCGAACGCCCGCTGGTCTTTCATTTGTTTGGTAATTTTGATCAGCTCGAAACGCTGGTGTTAACCGAAGATGATTACTTCGATTTTCTCATCAACATTTCGGCAGAACGCGAGCGCATCCCTGCGATTGTCCGTGATGCGCTGGCCGATAGCGCACTCCTCTTCTTGGGCTTTGAGCTAGAGGATATAGGCTTTCGTACCCTGTTTCATAGTTTGATTAAACCATTACGCGGTGGATCGCGGCGACGGCGCTACGTGCAAATCGCCGGACAGCTTTTGCCACGCGAAGATCAGGTCTTGCAGCCTGATCGGGCGATTCGTTATCTGGAAGCCTATTTTCAAGATACCGCAGCGATCAGTATTTTCTGGGGTAGTCCACGCGATTTCTGTACAGCGCTGGCCCTGCACCTTGTTGAGAGTGACCGACCTCGTCGTCGGCGTGGGTTCTAGGATATGTTACAGCAAAACCCCTATCTTGGGCCACGGGCTTTTACCCGCGAACATCGGTTGTACGGTCGCGATCGCGAGGTGCGTGACCTGACCAGCCTGCTTGTCGCTGAACGAATTGTCTTGCTCTATTCACCGTCAGGTGCCGGCAAGAGTTCGCTGATCCAGGCTGCACTGATTCCAGCACTGGAAGCACGTCAGTTTCGGGTCCTGCCGATTGTACGGGTTGGTCTGGCATTGCCGGACGATATACCCCCCGGTGTTAATCGCTATCTGGCGGCTGCTGCACTCTCAATTGGTGGCGACGAAGCTATCGACCGGTCGCTGGCCGATCTGATCGTGCCGTCCGATCAATCGGAGATGGACGATACCGTCATCATTTTCGATCAATTTGAAGAACTGCTCACCGTCGATCCGCTTGATCGGGCAGCGAAGGTAGCATTTTGCCAGACAATTGGTGATCTGTTGCGCAAGCACCGGAATGTGTGGGCGCTCTTCGCAATCCGCGAAGACTACCTGGCACCGTTAATGGAATATGCCTACTTGCTGCCGTCGCGGTTTCGCACAACCTTCCGGCTCGATCTGCTTGGCCCGGAAGCGGCACTGGCTGCCATTCGTCAGCCGGCCCTGGCGTTGGGGGTTGAATTCGATCAGGTGGCTGCTCAAACACTGGTTGATGATTTGCGCCGGTCGCGCGTTCAACTTGTCTCCGACCAGATTGGCACGATGCTGGGGAGTACGGTGGAACCGGTGCAGTTACAGGTGGTCTGTTATCGACTCTGGCAACGCCTGTTTCCCGATGGTGCGCCGACAGGAGCTGTTATCAATGCCGCTGCACTACGCACGGTGGGGTCAGTTGATGCTGCCCTGGCCGATTACTATGCCGAACGAGTAGCGGCGGCAGCGGCAACCAGTGGTGTGCGCGAGCGGGTGATTCGTGATTGGTTTGATCAACAGCTCATCACTGCAACCGGCATTCGCAATCAGGTCTTGCGCGGCGAAGATACAACCGCCGGTTTACCCAATCAGGCATTGCTGCCCCTGATCGATGCCTATCTTATCCGGGCTGAGCAGCGACGCAATTTTATCTGGTATGAGCTGGCTCATGATCGGCTCATCGAACCGGTTCGCCAGAATAATGCGGCCTGGCGTGAGCAGTTGAGTCCGTTTCAACGTCAGGCTGCGCTGTGGGCAGCAACTGACCGTCCAGAAAGTCTGTTGCTCCACGATGATGATCTGGTGGCAGCCAGAAATTGGGTGGCGGCCCATCCTGAACTGGTCGAGCAGATTGATGAAGAGTTTCTTGCTGCCTGTCTGGCGCGGCAGGCTGAGATTGATACTGAACGTCGTCGTGAGCGTTTGATCAAACAATTAGGAGTTGTATCGGCAATCCTGGCAGTGGTTATGTTCATTGCAGCAGCCGCTGCTTTTTTTGCTTATCAGGAAGCTGAACGACTCTCGCGGTTGGCTCGTATCCGTGAATTGACGGCAGAGGCGGCTGTGAACCTGTCCGTTGATCCACAACTGTCATTGTTGCTGGCCCGGCAGGCAGTTTTGATACAACGAGAACGTGAAGAGCCGGTTGATCTCGGCGCAATGGCAATGCTCTACCGCGCACTGGCTACCTCACGGGTGCGAGCAACGTTTGATCTGGGCGCACCGGTGACCGCGCTGGCAGTCAGTCAGAATGAGCGCTGGTGGGCGGCAGCGGTGTCGCCTGCTGATGATCTGGCTGAGGTTGTTCTGGTGGAACGGTCTACCGGTCAGATGCAACGTTTAGCGACCTTCGCAATCAATGTCTCGGCCATCGCCTTTAGCCCCGACGGCGCGAAACTCGCTGCGGTCACCTGGGATGGCACCATTCTGATTTGGAATACGCTCAGTCCTGATCAGCCAGAGCGGTTGTGGCATCCGCTGGCTACCCAGAGTATCCCACCGGATGATCCGCTGGCAGTGCGGTTCCTCGCGGTGGCATTCAGTCCTGATGGGCAGACGCTCTACACGACGGGCTACGATGGCTGGTTACGACGGTGGGACTTAGCAACCAGGCGGCAGATCGTGATGGGCGGAATCGAAGGTGTTCCACTGCGTAGCCTGACTATCGATCCGGCTGGTGTGCGGATCGCTGCTGCCAGTCAAGAGGGGCAGGTGCTGATCTGGCGCATGCGCGATGGAGAACTGGTTGGACGCGCAGTACTCAGTGGGCAACCGATTGCGGCGCTGGCGTACACACCGGCAGGTACGCTGGCCCTCATTGAAGAGACACGGCTGATCGAGACGAATGGTGAGGATAGCACGGTATTAACGACCTTCGGCACGCCCCTGAACGATCTCTACCTCAGCCCGGATGGTTTTCTGGCCCTGGTTGCGGCCAACGATGGCAACGAGTATGTGATCAGTTTAAGTAACGGCAAGATTATCACCGTTCTCCGTGGTCATACCGACCAGATCAGCCAGACCCGCTGGCTGCCCGGTGGGCAGGAGGTGGTGACGGCATCATTCGATGGGACGGTGCGTTTTTGGGATGTTAGTGATCTTCAGTGGTTTGCCCCAACTGCACTGGCCGCCGACCCTCAACGTGGATGGGTAGCCGTAGGCGGTGAGAATGGTCGGATCGCCCTCTTCACACGTCCCAACACCCCGGCTCGTCCACTCCTTCATCATACCGCAGCTATCGAGATGCTGGCGTTTAGTCCCGATGGGCGCTGGCTGGCTGCTGCCGGTGCTGATGCACAGGTGAGTGTCTGGGACGTTGCGTCTGGTCGCCTGCAAGCCGTCATTGAACACCGGGCGCGCGTGCGCAATGTGGCTTTTAGTGCCGATGGCAGCCTCTTGTTAACCAGCAGCCGGACGCAGGCATTGCTCTGGCAGTGGCAACAGTCGGTAACCCGTCCGCTGACAATGCTCGATCTGAGCGATCGCTTTGAGACGGTGATCACCGGCGCTGCTCTACATCCAACCCAACCCCTGCTGGCGATTGTTACCCGTGATGGGCTAGTGATGGTGTGGAACTATCGGACTGCCCAGACACTGGTTAAGACTGTCGATGAGCGGGCTAATGGCCAGGTTCGCTTTAATCCGCAGGGCACAGTTGTGGTTAGTGAGTCGAATGAGGGAATCATCCTCGTGCGTGACAGTGCCACGTTGAATCAGCGCGATTTTCCGGCGTCTCATCGCGGAGGAATTGCCGATTTTGCATTTGACCCCAGTGGTACACTGATTGCAACCGCAGGCTTTGATCAAACAGTGAAAATCTGGCAGTTTGCCGATGGGATTGAGCAGATGCGCATGGGGGTTGATGGCTTGCCGGTGGCAATCGGGTTTAGCGGCCCGCGTGAACTGGTCGCCGTCAGTGCGAATGGGAGTGTTATTCGGTTACCGCTCAATCTGGATACAGCGCTTGATCTGGCTGTAATGCGTAGTCGTCGTCCCACTGCCGATGAGTGTGTACGTTACCAGCTTGCGCGCGAAGACGCTTCGCTTTGTCAATGACCGTTATCTGATCTGGGCATTCACGTTTATCTGCTGTTGTTTCTGCCGGGTATGCACTGTGCTGACATCGTGATTGGTCAGTGATGATCGAACCGACTGTCGTTCTTTGCAGCAACATACGTGTTACCGCAATCGGCAGTCGCCACCACAAAACCATAGGGGGGCCTATGTCACGAGCGTATATAATGCTATGCCTGTTGCTCATTGCCGGTATTGTCGGTAACACGCCGCTACCGGTTCGTGCTCAAACCGAAACCGGACCACTCCAACAGATCTGGCAATCAGCGGCCAGTGATGAGTATACGAGTGTTGCTGCATTCGATATTGATAGCGATGGTGATGATGATCTGGCCGTTGGTCGGCGCAACTTACCGACTCAGATCTGGCGCAACGACGGATTGGACAGCACAGGTCAACTTATTCTAACACCGATCTGGACGTCGCCGAATGCTAATGAAACCGTTGATCTGGCCTGGGCTGTCACTGACAGTGGGACGATTCTGTTAGCAGAAGCGAATTACGATGACCCTCTATTCGTATATCGGGTAGATTTGGTTTCCAGTGGGGTGGCGGTCAATGTGCAATTTACCACCCCAAACCTGTTCTCACAGACGATCCTGTGGGGGTATCTCGACGGTGATAACGATCCAGACCTGCTGATTGGTACCGAAGCGGGTTCTATTTATTACTACCTCGACGATCAAATCCTGGCCGGTGTGCCGAATACGTTGCAGGAAGCTGTTCCGGCAGGGTTCACCACCGTCAGCATGGCCCTGGCCGATATGGATAGTGACAATATACCCGATTTAGTGGTTGGTTTACGAGGTGGGCCAACTCACATCTTTGGCGGCGTATCAGCCGCGCCCTTCTTCGGTTCGGCCCCAATTTGGGTCGATGATATAGTGAATACGAACACCCGTGCCGTCATTACCGGCGATTTTGACAACAACAGTAAACCCGATCTGTTCATCGCCGGCGTGCGTGAAAATGTGCGCCTCTATCTTCATCAGTCAGATATGCCGCTGACACTGGCTTTGTCATGGGTGACGAGTCAGCGGATCAATGCGGTTGCTGCTGTTGCAACTGATTACGATGGTGATGGTTTCATCGATGTTGCACTCAGTAGTGAACCACGAAGTGATGTAATACAGACGCTACCCATCGGTGAACATCTGCTGCGGAATAATGGCAGTGGTGGTTTTACCCTGGTCTCCACGCTTGCGAATCGGGCAACGAATCGTAGCCGACTGGCGTGGGGGCAGATGGCGGGGTCAAGTACTCCTGACCTGGTGGTCGTTCGGTTGAATGCGCCGGCCCGCGTCTATCGCAATCAGCTCAGTGGGGCAGTGCAGACAGTGGTTACCGGGGCTGGTGGGGCGCCGGCCCACGGTGCTCTCTTCTTCCGCCAGCCCGCCGGTAGTACTGCACTGGCCGAACCCGTTCTTGTTGATGATCGGCCATTACGAGCTGATGCGAGTGGCAATGCTACGTTGACCGGGTTGGTGAATGCGGGTGACGATGTGGCTGTTCTGCAGCCTATTGGTGAGTTGGTCTCCTATACCAGTACCCATGCTCCAATTCCAATTGCCTCTGATCGCACCGATCTGATCACAGCAACCCTGTCGATTACGCAGACCGGGATTATTCAGTTCATTGACTCGGTCATTATTACAGGCACGCACACCTATTTTAGCGATCTCTCAATGACCCTGATCAGTCCTTCAGGAACAGTCGTGCGTCTGGTTGATGGATCTTGTGGTGACAATAATGGTTTTGCGATTGCGGTCAGCGATACCATCGCCGGCAATAATTGTCCGCCTACTGGAGGCGCACAGTTTCAGGCCATTGACCCACTAGACGAACTGCGTGGTGAGCCGATTACCGGTGACTGGCGACTGGTTATTGCCGATAACTTTCCCTTCGATGGCGGTACACTCACCGCCTGGAGTCTTCGCCTTCTGGTCAACGATAGTCCGCTCTACTACACCAATATCGTTCCTGGCGACCCGCCAACACTGACCACCCTCAGCGATGCGGGTGTCAATGCGGTCAATGTCAGCCCTGATAACCCTCTTCTCCTCTTCGATATCGATGTCTCGCTTGAGTGGGATGCGCGCAATGATACCGGTTACATGGCCCAATTACGCACCGATCTCCGTCGTGCCTCGGAGCTGCTCTACGATTGGACAAATGGCCAGGTCGCGCTGGGGCGGGTCAGAATCTTTCACAACCGTGAACGCTGGAATCTGGCCGATGTGCGGATCTACGCGACGAATCGCTTGCGGCCGAACTCGGATCGAGGTGGCATTGTTCAACAGACCACAATTACTACCAATGCTCTGGGAGAAGAGGTGGTCTTTTATCCGGGACGGGTTCGCATTGGGGCAACCTGGAATCAGTACGGTGCCAGTCGCGGTGCTGTGGGTGAGGACTGGCCACGGGCATTGGCGCATGAATTGGGACACTATTTACTCTTCCTGTCTGACAACTATATCGGTTTTAGCGAGGTTGACGGTCGGCGCGTGCTGGTTGGGGTTGAGAGCTGTCCAGGCGCAATGAATAATCCCTACCGTGAAGAACAATCGGAATTTCATCCGCTTGCCGGGTGGACGACCAATTGTCAACAAACGCTTTCGCAGCTTGAAAATGGCCGTGCTGATTGGGAGACAATTGTTGCCTTTTACCCGGCGTTAGCCGCACATCGTCCGACAACCTTCAATGAGATAACCGGCCCTAACACGCTGCCGGCGCAGCTCACCGAAGTGATTGAAATGCCACTAGCGGGTTCGCCGCGCACACTCCGCCAGTCTACGTTCAGTCTGCTGCAGGAAACTGACGAAGGTACAATCCGCCTTCAACCTGACCGCAGCGCACGTGGTATCCTCTTTACCGATGATGATGGCAATGGGACAATTGATCGACTGATCGATCTCGGTGCTCCGGTGCGCGATCAGCTCGAAGCACGCGGTGCGCGAGCGGGTGATCGTCTCTGCCTGTTTGAGCTGGCGGTACGGCGGTTCGGCTGCGTCGAAGCGCTGGTGAGTGGTCAGACAGCGCTAACTGTTACCGAGCGATCTGACTGGCAACCAGACATCCGGATCGAACCGATTGATGGTCAACGGATTCGGGTGATCGTGCGTGCAGAGGGTATTACTGCTCCCTTACGTGCTCGCCTGTTCCCACTTGATGCGCCGTCATCGGCTACCGTCACTCTAACTGCTAGCGCTGGAGTAGCACAGGCTGAGATAACTGCCCCGACATTTTTCGAGCAGGCGCTGCTCCACCTGTGGGTTGATGAGACGGCACCACGGCGCGAGGCCATCACCGATGTCAATCTCTACTTCTATCCAGCGGATACCCCGCGTCTGGCTGCCGATCAATCACCAGTCCCTCAGCAACGACGACCGTGCAATCCACGGCGGCAAACCTGTCCAAACGATGCTCCGGCGTCACTCGATGGCCAGGCGATGATATACGACCTTGATGGTGTCTTTGGACCGGGTGATCTGCTCTCATTTCAAGCGGCTACTCGTGCACCGGCTACACCACCGCCGTGGAGCGAGCAGGTCGGATCGGGCTACTGGCTGAATGGCGTAACTGCAACAGACCTGACCGGCTTCTCGATCAATTTGAGCTACGACGAAATCAGTTTGCCACCCGGAACGGCCGGTGGGTTGAGTATGTTCAAATATGATCCAACCAGCCAGGCATGGCGTGAAATTGTTGTCTATCGGCGCGATCTCGAACGGCGCGAGCTGGCCGGTGATGCGGCCGGGGCAGGACTGTACACCTTATTAACAACGCTGCGCCCGGCAGCCGGCTGGAACCTGCTGGCTTATCCGTGGTCGGGTGAAAGTGTGCCGGTTGCGTTCAGTCGTCTTCACGTCGATAGTCGTCATTATCGCATTGTATACGGTTATGACGAAGTGACCAATAGCTGGCGTCGGTACGACCCAACGGTTGCCCCTGCCTTTGATACTCTGGTGAACACACTCACCAGCCTGACCTACGGTCGCGGCTATTGGGTTTTTGTGACTGATGATGGGGCAACCGGAACCGCTTCATTGACAGGTGGTGCCACCCTGCAATCGGCACTGCCGCAGCCGCCAACAACCTACTACGGCTATATTGCACCATTGGGTACGACAACGTTTGCCCCCGGTCAGACCGTAGAAGCATTGATCAATGGTGTCGTCTGTGGCAGCGCCCAAACGCGATTAGTAAACAATCAAGTTGCCTACGTCATCGACGTGGCTGCGGCCCAACCCGGCAGCGAAGGGTGTGGGATGGCCGGTCGGCAGGTAACCTTCCGCGTCAACGGCATGACTGTGCGAGGTTCGGCATTGTGGGGCGCACCGGGAGCGCAGCGCCTCGATCTCAATCCGACAGTCTGGGTGCCACTCCTGCAACGTGAAGTAGTGTGCCTGGTAGCGTGTCGGTAGTTGGTTGAGGAGATAGGAGAGAGAAGATAGTAGATAGGAGGTAGGAGAGAGAAGGTAGGAAAAGCATAATTTTAGAACTTATTTCGTAAAAGCTGTGCTGTGGTGCATCCAGACTGTCGCACAGACGCATAAACGCTTGCCAATCGTCAATGACAGCATATAGTCCAATCACGCGTTGGATTGGTTGCCTTGCCCGCTCGTCATGCGCGTGTTGCAGAGTTTGGAGTATGGCTGCCATGCTCCCGCAGCAGCCGTGTTCACGATCCGGCACGTGTCACGCTGGTGACCCTGCTGGTTACGGGGAGGCTGGGTGCGCTCGTCACAATTATGGGATCGGTCAGTAATGAATGATATAACTTCTAGTAGGTGTTTTTTGAAATAGGTTCTAGTCCCTTCGTGGGTGTAGTTCTCGCTCAGGATTGTCTGTGTCGTGTCGTTTGGAGTTCGACAGCCACGCTGCCACGTCTGGCGTGCTCTATGCCGGGTGCGTATCACCCTGGTTTCCGGCATATCTGATAGCATAGAAAATCCGCTACGATGCCAACACCTTACTCTCATATTGCGACCACCTACCTGCGGCTCGTCGGTGTCACTCCTGATAGTCCTCCAGTACGGGGATGACACTGTTTATTCGATCACCCCACGTCCATCAGGGTCGTACCATTGATCTGTATAGACAGATCGTTGCGGAGGTGACGGATTGTAGGGGTGGGTTCCGAACCCGTCCCTACGCCATATCCGGTGCCGGACAGTGATGCACTGGATCACTCAAGATGATATAAGAGCGTATGAGGGGGATAGAGTTTAGAGACGTCTTGAACGCCCTTACCCTCATACTGCCGCCCCGACCGTGCTCACGCGCAGGTGCGTGGTGGAGTGGTGTCACTGCTGGTGATGACGATAACGTGCGGTTGTGTTGTGCGCAACGGGTCTGACAATCCGTGAACCAGTAGGGGCGGGTGCCAAACCCGCCCCAGGTGCCAACCCGCCCCTACGCCATATCTGGTACCGGGCAGTGATGTATTTGTCGTAGACATTGCGCTGACTCATATCGCCCCCAAAGGTCGTGATCCTCTTTACAAGGATGCTTGCTTCTGATATACTTAACATTGTTAAATATCTACACGCGCTAGGAATAGGGTAACGCATGACCGAATCAGAACTGGCCAATGCCACGAATAACCCGTCAACCCTCGATGCCATCGAGCAAATGATTTTACGCATAAGCTGGCTGGCGCAGCGCCAGTTTGTGCAGTTGCTCGATGATGAGCGGTTTAACCTGACATTGACCCAGTTCTACACCCTGCTTCATCTGGCGCAAACGAACGGCGAGTGCAAGATGTCAGATCTGGCCGAAGCGACGCAGCAGTCGGCAGCGGCGCTCACCGGTGTAGTTGATCGTTTGCTTGATAAACAGTTGGTAGAGCGCACACGGCACGAGCGGGATCGTCGTCAGGTGATGGTGCAGGTCACGCCGCGGGGACTAGCCTTGATTGCTGCGATTCGTCAGGCCCGGCGCGAGCAAATCCATGCCGCACTTGGACATCTGCCGGCGGCTGATGCCGAACGCTTGCTCGAACTTCTGGAAGGGGTATTAACCGGGATGTCGCGCGTGCTCGAACGGAGTGAGACAGGACGATTGGCATAAAGGATGACATTATCGTGGTGAACGATAAGCAGGTTCGCCTGCTTGCGTTCAAGGAGCGTACTTTGTTACGGTTACCGTTTCAATTGATACCGCCACCACAAGC
This genomic window from Chloroflexus aurantiacus J-10-fl contains:
- a CDS encoding FG-GAP-like repeat-containing protein; translated protein: MSRAYIMLCLLLIAGIVGNTPLPVRAQTETGPLQQIWQSAASDEYTSVAAFDIDSDGDDDLAVGRRNLPTQIWRNDGLDSTGQLILTPIWTSPNANETVDLAWAVTDSGTILLAEANYDDPLFVYRVDLVSSGVAVNVQFTTPNLFSQTILWGYLDGDNDPDLLIGTEAGSIYYYLDDQILAGVPNTLQEAVPAGFTTVSMALADMDSDNIPDLVVGLRGGPTHIFGGVSAAPFFGSAPIWVDDIVNTNTRAVITGDFDNNSKPDLFIAGVRENVRLYLHQSDMPLTLALSWVTSQRINAVAAVATDYDGDGFIDVALSSEPRSDVIQTLPIGEHLLRNNGSGGFTLVSTLANRATNRSRLAWGQMAGSSTPDLVVVRLNAPARVYRNQLSGAVQTVVTGAGGAPAHGALFFRQPAGSTALAEPVLVDDRPLRADASGNATLTGLVNAGDDVAVLQPIGELVSYTSTHAPIPIASDRTDLITATLSITQTGIIQFIDSVIITGTHTYFSDLSMTLISPSGTVVRLVDGSCGDNNGFAIAVSDTIAGNNCPPTGGAQFQAIDPLDELRGEPITGDWRLVIADNFPFDGGTLTAWSLRLLVNDSPLYYTNIVPGDPPTLTTLSDAGVNAVNVSPDNPLLLFDIDVSLEWDARNDTGYMAQLRTDLRRASELLYDWTNGQVALGRVRIFHNRERWNLADVRIYATNRLRPNSDRGGIVQQTTITTNALGEEVVFYPGRVRIGATWNQYGASRGAVGEDWPRALAHELGHYLLFLSDNYIGFSEVDGRRVLVGVESCPGAMNNPYREEQSEFHPLAGWTTNCQQTLSQLENGRADWETIVAFYPALAAHRPTTFNEITGPNTLPAQLTEVIEMPLAGSPRTLRQSTFSLLQETDEGTIRLQPDRSARGILFTDDDGNGTIDRLIDLGAPVRDQLEARGARAGDRLCLFELAVRRFGCVEALVSGQTALTVTERSDWQPDIRIEPIDGQRIRVIVRAEGITAPLRARLFPLDAPSSATVTLTASAGVAQAEITAPTFFEQALLHLWVDETAPRREAITDVNLYFYPADTPRLAADQSPVPQQRRPCNPRRQTCPNDAPASLDGQAMIYDLDGVFGPGDLLSFQAATRAPATPPPWSEQVGSGYWLNGVTATDLTGFSINLSYDEISLPPGTAGGLSMFKYDPTSQAWREIVVYRRDLERRELAGDAAGAGLYTLLTTLRPAAGWNLLAYPWSGESVPVAFSRLHVDSRHYRIVYGYDEVTNSWRRYDPTVAPAFDTLVNTLTSLTYGRGYWVFVTDDGATGTASLTGGATLQSALPQPPTTYYGYIAPLGTTTFAPGQTVEALINGVVCGSAQTRLVNNQVAYVIDVAAAQPGSEGCGMAGRQVTFRVNGMTVRGSALWGAPGAQRLDLNPTVWVPLLQREVVCLVACR
- a CDS encoding MarR family winged helix-turn-helix transcriptional regulator yields the protein MTESELANATNNPSTLDAIEQMILRISWLAQRQFVQLLDDERFNLTLTQFYTLLHLAQTNGECKMSDLAEATQQSAAALTGVVDRLLDKQLVERTRHERDRRQVMVQVTPRGLALIAAIRQARREQIHAALGHLPAADAERLLELLEGVLTGMSRVLERSETGRLA
- a CDS encoding PD40 domain-containing protein; protein product: MLQQNPYLGPRAFTREHRLYGRDREVRDLTSLLVAERIVLLYSPSGAGKSSLIQAALIPALEARQFRVLPIVRVGLALPDDIPPGVNRYLAAAALSIGGDEAIDRSLADLIVPSDQSEMDDTVIIFDQFEELLTVDPLDRAAKVAFCQTIGDLLRKHRNVWALFAIREDYLAPLMEYAYLLPSRFRTTFRLDLLGPEAALAAIRQPALALGVEFDQVAAQTLVDDLRRSRVQLVSDQIGTMLGSTVEPVQLQVVCYRLWQRLFPDGAPTGAVINAAALRTVGSVDAALADYYAERVAAAAATSGVRERVIRDWFDQQLITATGIRNQVLRGEDTTAGLPNQALLPLIDAYLIRAEQRRNFIWYELAHDRLIEPVRQNNAAWREQLSPFQRQAALWAATDRPESLLLHDDDLVAARNWVAAHPELVEQIDEEFLAACLARQAEIDTERRRERLIKQLGVVSAILAVVMFIAAAAAFFAYQEAERLSRLARIRELTAEAAVNLSVDPQLSLLLARQAVLIQREREEPVDLGAMAMLYRALATSRVRATFDLGAPVTALAVSQNERWWAAAVSPADDLAEVVLVERSTGQMQRLATFAINVSAIAFSPDGAKLAAVTWDGTILIWNTLSPDQPERLWHPLATQSIPPDDPLAVRFLAVAFSPDGQTLYTTGYDGWLRRWDLATRRQIVMGGIEGVPLRSLTIDPAGVRIAAASQEGQVLIWRMRDGELVGRAVLSGQPIAALAYTPAGTLALIEETRLIETNGEDSTVLTTFGTPLNDLYLSPDGFLALVAANDGNEYVISLSNGKIITVLRGHTDQISQTRWLPGGQEVVTASFDGTVRFWDVSDLQWFAPTALAADPQRGWVAVGGENGRIALFTRPNTPARPLLHHTAAIEMLAFSPDGRWLAAAGADAQVSVWDVASGRLQAVIEHRARVRNVAFSADGSLLLTSSRTQALLWQWQQSVTRPLTMLDLSDRFETVITGAALHPTQPLLAIVTRDGLVMVWNYRTAQTLVKTVDERANGQVRFNPQGTVVVSESNEGIILVRDSATLNQRDFPASHRGGIADFAFDPSGTLIATAGFDQTVKIWQFADGIEQMRMGVDGLPVAIGFSGPRELVAVSANGSVIRLPLNLDTALDLAVMRSRRPTADECVRYQLAREDASLCQ
- a CDS encoding CHAT domain-containing protein, producing MDEIIDLEFSLRSIGNAGYAVTLSYADPDSDADVRIERGNVDRPIQFDFNRLRELNTDPVAYGTALGTMLLSDPDLLAQFQAARAIARRGRRPLPIRFRLFIAPSAAELHALRWETLCMPDGEPLLMGEEVYFSRYLTSNDVQPIRARSRNALRVLIAIANPHGIERFGLAPVDVAGELARARAGFAHFDIVELVEPGAATLEQIISTLRTSARKGQPFDVLYVVAHGSFVEGNTYLWLVKPDNTFDRVDGSSFCQRLRELAERPRLVMLIACQSGGGMTTDNGALAAIGPRLAEAGVPAVVAMQGNVSMRLIERFIPAFCQELQHHGMIDAAMAVARGTVRDLPDFWMPALYSRLKSGRIWYVPGFADEHETAEKIEALASYMADGLCTPIIGPELAETRLGTSRAIARMWAERYRYPMESYEGEQLAYVAQFLSIKHDYRFPRRSLVETLRQLLLDTYGDTLPDLAQLDLQQMYSLIGRHERERDPHDPYRVLAAQPLPVYITANASNMLSDALIEAGKQPVIELCRWNEDLDHLPSIFEREPDYRPSAERPLVFHLFGNFDQLETLVLTEDDYFDFLINISAERERIPAIVRDALADSALLFLGFELEDIGFRTLFHSLIKPLRGGSRRRRYVQIAGQLLPREDQVLQPDRAIRYLEAYFQDTAAISIFWGSPRDFCTALALHLVESDRPRRRRGF